The genomic interval CTATAAAACGTGGTGGTTGCCTCTGAGTGTGAAAAGTATTGTGTTCTCTCGGCCATCACCATGCGTTGATGCATCCAGTGTCATCATAGCCATCATTGTCATCCGTTCCCATTTGAATCCGCATTTAAAATGCCGGCGTCCATGCCCATGGAAGCAGCAGAGACTGGACAGAAAGAGGGCGATGGGAAGCCAATGCTCGGAATCGGATTGCGCtaaggagaggaaggaggaggaggagcggaAGGTCGTGGCGGAGGAGGTTgaggatgatgatgaggaggaggtgaTTCTGTGGAGAGGAAAGTGGGCGGAGGAGCCGTGGCCGCGAAAGGGCGGCGGGGTGATGCTCGAAGGGTACGTCGACGCGGAGGACGGCGGGGAGGATGGGCTGGACGTTGTGGGGAGAACGAAGAGCCTGACGGACGAGGATCTGGACGAGCTCAAGGGATGCCTCGACCTAGGGTTCGGGTTCAGCTACGAGGAGATTCCCGATCTATGCAACACCCTTCCGGCCCTCGAGCTTTGCTACTCCATGAGTCAGAGGTTCTTAGATGAGCGGCAGAATAGGTCCATCGATCGTTCGTCTTCGGGCGAGTCTGTGGATCTTTGCCCGACTCCGCCGGCGCCTCCCATCGCCAACTGGAAGATCTCTAGCCCTGGTAAGGGGAAACTGTTCTGATGTCGTCTCTTTTATGCTCTTATCATGGTCTCGTTTCGTTACTTGTGAAAATGGGCTAAAGATCCGATTTTTTCCCTTCGCCCCAACGATTTTGGAACAGTTATTATGAAAACAGCAGTTTTGGGTGCCAACTAACCATTTTTTATCCAAATGTGAATGCTTAAGGCTCGAATGTTctcatagtttttttttaaaaaaaaaaacacacgcaCAAAAACAAAACAGAGTTGTGTTTATTGAAGAATTTGTATCTCTTCAAAGTTTCTTTTTGATTCCGATTAATATTTTGCATTATCTGATCCAATCTTCACTTTCAATATGACCAGGAGATGATCCTGATGAAGTTAAAGCCAGACTGAAGTATTGGGCCCAAGCTGTGGCTTGCACCATCAGATTATGCAATTAGGATTGCATTTTTTTTTGAGTTCTTACAATGTTTGGAGGAATTCATCAAGCTTAATAGTCTGACTGATCGATTGAATTCTCTGCTTGTTACTGCTATGATTATGTTGGGAGGGAGTTCGCTGTTGGAATTACACCACAATGGAAATTGAGGCATTTGATCAAAGAAGAGTAGAGGAATTACAAAAGAATGCAAGATGTTGATGCTCTGAAGTCCAAAGATCAACAACATATCTGACTTGCATTTCTGCAAACAAGTGTATGTTTCTATTGAAATAGAGATTTTGCATCAGTATTGCATGTTGTAACTTGAATGAAAATAAACACTAGAGGTTGTTCCAAATAAAGTGGATAGTTTGCGTGTTGGAGTTCCTCCTACTTGTTATTTTTCACTGCATGTTACTCCAGTTGGCAAACAATTGTTAGAAGCTCTCTGGTCGTAAGGAAAAGAGGGGTAGTACTCCCTCATGCTCTAAAGGCCGTCCATCTTATGCTGCGAAGATAACTTTTGC from Zingiber officinale cultivar Zhangliang chromosome 6B, Zo_v1.1, whole genome shotgun sequence carries:
- the LOC121988957 gene encoding uncharacterized protein LOC121988957; this translates as MGSQCSESDCAKERKEEEERKVVAEEVEDDDEEEVILWRGKWAEEPWPRKGGGVMLEGYVDAEDGGEDGLDVVGRTKSLTDEDLDELKGCLDLGFGFSYEEIPDLCNTLPALELCYSMSQRFLDERQNRSIDRSSSGESVDLCPTPPAPPIANWKISSPGDDPDEVKARLKYWAQAVACTIRLCN